In one window of Candidatus Sulfuricurvum sp. RIFRC-1 DNA:
- a CDS encoding FMN-binding protein, with protein MNTNTWLLTPALILSAVPAIYAKDFSFQYPTYSESQKSFFPQATTFVPSDIVLLDSEIDQVEQMSKVRVRDPKQKIWKVEQNGHQIGWFILDKVIGKHELITYSIALDMSNKVKGIEVLDFKESYGEQIREIQWRAQFIGKTHKDSLKLNGDIRNISSATLSCKNVTNGVRRVLATMEVKFK; from the coding sequence ATGAATACCAATACGTGGCTATTAACCCCTGCACTCATATTGAGTGCAGTACCGGCAATCTATGCCAAAGATTTTAGTTTTCAATATCCGACCTATTCGGAATCGCAAAAATCATTTTTTCCGCAAGCCACTACCTTTGTCCCCTCTGATATTGTTTTGCTTGATAGTGAAATCGATCAAGTGGAACAAATGAGCAAAGTGCGTGTACGTGATCCCAAACAAAAAATTTGGAAAGTGGAACAAAACGGTCATCAAATCGGCTGGTTTATCCTTGACAAAGTGATCGGAAAGCATGAACTTATTACGTATTCAATAGCACTTGATATGAGTAACAAGGTCAAAGGAATTGAGGTACTTGATTTCAAAGAGAGTTATGGTGAGCAAATTCGTGAAATCCAATGGCGTGCCCAATTCATTGGCAAAACACACAAAGACTCACTCAAACTAAACGGTGATATTCGTAATATCAGCAGTGCAACCCTCTCATGTAAAAATGTCACCAACGGTGTCCGCCGCGTACTCGCCACGATGGAAGTTAAATTCAAATGA
- a CDS encoding FAD:protein FMN transferase, with product MKQRSRPLLGTFVEISVPTNSAPECLDKAFEGIAFIESVLSFFNHESDVSRINALSPNTPLTIHPHTYRVLSFAQELSRHSNGIFDVTVGNTLAQKGFLPQKDYLMYDGKWSDIVLGEDSSILLTKRVCIDLGGIAKGYAVDCAIQVLREYGITYGSVNAGGDLRVFGSTPESLIVRHPITPTQTIYLGELLHNNAAATSAGYYSRTNESLPIVHPHRSQCINSYESVTILAPTCMIADSLTKVFLIDPHNSHPLLSHYNARVFLLRYDEEQKILNVFDSKVS from the coding sequence ATGAAACAACGTTCTCGCCCCCTTTTGGGGACGTTTGTCGAAATATCTGTTCCAACGAACAGCGCACCGGAGTGCCTAGATAAAGCATTCGAGGGCATTGCTTTTATCGAATCAGTTTTGAGCTTTTTTAACCATGAATCAGACGTTTCTCGCATCAATGCACTCTCCCCCAATACCCCTTTAACTATTCATCCTCATACCTATAGGGTTCTCTCTTTTGCACAAGAACTCTCTCGTCATAGCAACGGTATTTTTGACGTCACAGTTGGTAATACCCTCGCACAAAAAGGTTTTTTACCACAAAAAGATTATCTGATGTATGATGGAAAGTGGAGCGATATCGTCCTAGGGGAAGATTCATCTATTCTGCTGACCAAACGAGTATGTATCGATTTAGGTGGAATTGCGAAAGGATATGCCGTCGATTGCGCCATCCAAGTACTACGTGAATACGGTATCACGTATGGCAGTGTCAACGCGGGGGGAGATTTACGTGTTTTTGGAAGCACTCCTGAGTCTCTTATCGTCCGACATCCCATTACACCCACTCAAACGATCTATTTAGGTGAGTTATTACACAATAATGCCGCCGCTACCTCTGCCGGATATTATTCCCGAACCAATGAGTCGTTACCTATCGTTCACCCCCATCGCTCTCAATGTATCAATAGCTATGAGAGTGTCACTATCTTGGCACCTACATGCATGATTGCCGACTCACTCACCAAGGTATTTTTAATTGACCCGCACAATTCACATCCATTGCTCTCTCATTACAATGCGCGAGTCTTCCTCCTGCGTTATGATGAAGAACAAAAAATCCTCAACGTCTTTGATTCCAAAGTCTCCTAA
- a CDS encoding type II toxin-antitoxin system RelE/ParE family toxin produces MRNIKTVVFSKKATYRLTKITDFIYIQTQSESMTLAYMSRLKEYIRDILIHFPESGRKCEEYGKEIRKLVYQGYSILYRLNEPKERVEIVNIFRENLP; encoded by the coding sequence ATGCGAAACATTAAAACGGTCGTATTCTCTAAAAAAGCCACCTATCGATTAACCAAAATCACCGATTTCATCTACATTCAAACTCAATCCGAATCTATGACTCTCGCTTATATGTCGAGATTAAAAGAGTACATTCGTGATATTCTAATCCATTTTCCAGAATCGGGACGCAAATGTGAAGAGTATGGCAAAGAGATACGAAAACTTGTGTACCAAGGGTATTCGATTCTCTATCGACTTAATGAGCCGAAAGAACGGGTGGAGATTGTGAATATTTTTAGAGAAAATCTTCCATAA
- a CDS encoding DUF6662 family protein — MNQKLFLSCLCASVLLSPLFADENLLGFTKSSEPLPTGAIDFVQHFEHHGDKGSGSYKALYSKTELEYGVTDKFTIAGYILGQSVKTEGIIVDGYIPGDHSGGFEFSGFEVSGKYNYLSAAGDDFGLSNYFSYRHLSKDPHSGQDKTVDTFELKLLAQKYFLDGQLIWLGNLGLETTRAQRKALPTSQWNHLNSKGFYETETEATANSGAVYDWPTHPEMEIGIMASTGISYRFMDNWFIGAEYVYENESETEVGIERYSHYAGPSLHYGSQKWWMTLSYLRELNGGGEAYDEQDDANLHLIERTKDKYYFKVGFNF; from the coding sequence ATGAATCAAAAACTGTTTCTATCTTGCTTATGTGCAAGTGTTCTTCTCTCTCCACTCTTTGCTGATGAAAATCTGCTGGGATTTACGAAATCCTCTGAACCGCTCCCTACAGGTGCTATCGATTTTGTTCAACATTTTGAACATCATGGCGATAAAGGATCGGGAAGCTATAAAGCCCTCTATTCCAAAACAGAGCTTGAATACGGTGTAACCGATAAATTTACCATTGCAGGCTATATTTTAGGTCAGTCGGTCAAAACTGAGGGAATTATCGTCGATGGCTATATCCCCGGTGATCATTCCGGCGGTTTTGAGTTTTCAGGATTTGAGGTGTCAGGAAAATATAATTATCTCAGTGCTGCGGGAGATGATTTTGGACTCTCTAATTATTTTTCCTATCGCCACCTCTCAAAAGATCCCCATTCGGGTCAAGACAAAACTGTCGATACCTTTGAGCTTAAACTGTTAGCTCAAAAATATTTTCTCGACGGACAACTCATTTGGCTTGGAAATCTTGGGTTAGAAACTACACGCGCGCAACGAAAAGCACTCCCTACCAGTCAATGGAATCATCTTAATTCCAAAGGATTCTATGAAACTGAGACTGAAGCAACCGCTAACAGCGGAGCAGTGTATGATTGGCCAACCCATCCTGAAATGGAAATCGGGATTATGGCTTCCACCGGAATTTCGTATCGATTTATGGACAATTGGTTTATCGGAGCTGAATATGTCTATGAAAACGAGAGCGAAACCGAAGTGGGTATCGAACGTTACAGCCATTATGCCGGTCCCTCATTACACTATGGCTCACAAAAATGGTGGATGACACTTTCCTATTTACGCGAACTCAACGGTGGGGGAGAAGCATATGATGAACAAGATGATGCCAATTTACATCTCATTGAGCGTACTAAAGACAAGTATTATTTTAAAGTCGGATTTAATTTCTAG
- a CDS encoding response regulator transcription factor, translating to MSKILMIEDDLELAEILTEFLEQYDFQVTTEDDPFKALSILKLEKFDAVILDLTLPGMDGLEVCEAIRARQNIPIIISSARSDVTDKINALELGADDYLPKPYDPRELEARIHSVLRRYDAASVAASEIACDFKLNESAMQISYKGRPLELTNAEYGILAHMIKKQGMVVSREDLIHNVSAINEDSSNKSIDVMMGRIRNKLGDKALIESIRGIGYKLLK from the coding sequence ATGAGTAAAATATTAATGATAGAAGACGATCTCGAGCTTGCCGAGATCCTCACCGAATTTTTAGAACAGTATGATTTCCAAGTCACGACGGAAGATGATCCGTTTAAAGCGCTCAGCATTCTCAAATTGGAAAAATTTGATGCAGTGATCCTCGATTTGACTCTGCCGGGTATGGATGGATTGGAAGTATGCGAAGCGATTCGTGCACGTCAAAATATCCCTATCATCATCTCCTCAGCCCGTTCAGATGTGACCGACAAGATCAATGCCCTCGAACTCGGAGCCGATGATTATCTCCCAAAACCCTACGATCCGCGAGAGCTTGAAGCCCGTATCCACTCGGTGTTACGCCGATACGACGCTGCATCCGTAGCCGCATCTGAGATTGCATGTGATTTTAAACTCAACGAATCCGCGATGCAGATCAGCTACAAAGGGCGTCCTCTTGAACTGACAAACGCTGAATACGGGATTCTCGCCCATATGATCAAAAAACAGGGGATGGTGGTGTCGCGCGAAGATTTAATTCATAATGTTTCAGCGATCAACGAAGACTCTTCGAACAAAAGTATTGATGTTATGATGGGGCGTATTCGAAATAAACTCGGGGATAAAGCTCTGATTGAATCGATCCGTGGCATCGGCTACAAACTGTTAAAATGA
- a CDS encoding CDP-alcohol phosphatidyltransferase family protein — protein MQFLWRSTSHFNLANLVTMANITCGLLATYFITQDQFMIAVILAWMGGAFDIIDGKIARKFGLSNEFGIQLDSFADFLSFVLVPTFFIFQGVYTHLSGIPLIITSIASIYYVISGLRRLIQFNINADAGEVAKHFTGVPTPLGAILLWLVWLGSGFIGWMGVLALMILIGALLNSKVKIPHL, from the coding sequence ATGCAATTTCTATGGCGTTCTACCAGTCACTTCAATTTAGCCAATCTCGTTACGATGGCCAATATTACCTGCGGGTTATTAGCAACCTATTTCATTACACAAGATCAGTTTATGATTGCCGTCATCTTGGCATGGATGGGGGGCGCATTTGACATCATTGACGGGAAAATTGCCCGTAAATTCGGTCTATCGAACGAATTCGGAATTCAGCTCGACTCTTTTGCCGATTTCCTCAGCTTCGTTCTCGTACCCACCTTCTTTATCTTCCAAGGGGTCTATACTCACCTCTCAGGCATTCCTCTCATTATTACCTCAATCGCTTCGATCTACTATGTTATCAGCGGTCTTCGCCGTCTTATCCAGTTTAATATTAACGCCGATGCGGGAGAGGTAGCCAAACATTTTACAGGAGTTCCAACACCGCTGGGGGCGATTTTGCTGTGGCTAGTATGGCTTGGGTCAGGGTTTATCGGATGGATGGGGGTGCTTGCCCTCATGATACTCATCGGAGCGCTACTTAATTCAAAAGTGAAGATTCCGCACCTATAA
- the surE gene encoding 5'/3'-nucleotidase SurE produces MKKILITNDDGYESAGLLALIEALDGLGQITVVAPSTEKSACGHSLTLTRPLSFISVGDDFYKLDDGTPSDCVYLALHSLFEESKPDLLISGINKGSNMGEDITYSGTAAAAMEAVLHDVPAIAISQVMDFTQPVGDFALAKQAIRHLAEKILTGDFPLNEREFLNVNIPHDVEELEFAVTYAGYRYYANDAHLHRNPRGMEYYWLGLHPLEYKPREKRSALCDFEAIEAGKVSLTPIKLDMSAYKSMQQLREWL; encoded by the coding sequence ATGAAAAAAATTTTGATCACGAATGATGATGGATACGAATCGGCAGGGCTTTTGGCTCTTATCGAAGCATTGGATGGGTTAGGTCAGATTACCGTTGTTGCCCCCTCAACGGAGAAATCGGCGTGCGGACATTCGCTGACACTTACGCGACCGCTCAGCTTTATCAGTGTCGGGGATGATTTTTATAAACTCGATGACGGAACTCCGAGTGACTGCGTCTACCTTGCGCTGCATTCGCTTTTCGAAGAGTCCAAACCCGATTTACTCATTAGCGGGATTAACAAAGGCTCCAACATGGGTGAGGATATTACCTATTCTGGAACTGCGGCGGCGGCGATGGAAGCGGTTTTGCACGATGTCCCTGCTATTGCAATATCACAAGTAATGGATTTTACTCAACCCGTCGGTGATTTTGCATTGGCCAAACAAGCGATCCGTCATCTTGCCGAGAAAATTTTGACAGGGGATTTTCCGTTGAACGAGCGAGAGTTTTTAAATGTCAATATTCCCCACGATGTCGAAGAATTGGAATTTGCCGTCACCTATGCGGGATATCGCTACTACGCCAATGATGCCCACCTGCACCGTAATCCTAGAGGGATGGAATACTACTGGCTCGGGCTTCATCCTTTGGAGTATAAACCGCGTGAAAAGCGGAGTGCACTTTGTGATTTCGAAGCGATTGAAGCGGGAAAAGTCTCTCTTACCCCGATCAAACTCGATATGAGTGCCTATAAGTCGATGCAGCAATTGCGAGAGTGGCTATGA
- a CDS encoding FeoA family protein, translating to MSQKIGNTMDNNSMTLLSACVRGGSCKVIKINATGALKQRLISFGLMKGAEVKMLECGMTKSTFEIKIGNVNIALRREEAELIEVSDVR from the coding sequence ATGTCGCAAAAAATTGGTAATACAATGGATAACAACTCAATGACTCTTTTAAGTGCATGCGTTCGAGGCGGGTCATGCAAGGTGATAAAAATCAATGCTACCGGAGCTCTCAAACAGCGCCTCATCTCATTTGGTCTGATGAAAGGTGCCGAGGTAAAAATGCTTGAATGCGGGATGACTAAAAGCACGTTTGAGATTAAAATCGGGAATGTCAATATTGCATTGCGCCGCGAAGAAGCCGAGTTGATCGAGGTGTCCGATGTCCGTTAA
- a CDS encoding OprD family outer membrane porin has translation MKKTVMMSLVAVAVLNSASIDEAFGEGKGSGQIRAAYVNQDNAVDTDTYGTSIGGILKYETAAWYEIKLGVAAYVSQKLHFATGNDARLNPDFFDTEGKSFAYVGEAYIDYSTNDLSLRVGRQLIDTPLADSDDIRMHPNSFEAAMATYRGIEGTTLVGGYMIRWAGYDAPQGHNDSISEFQKFGSNHQSDGASVIGILNESIENLTLQGWFYHRNKLSKAFYTDAIYAIPMNETLGVELVGQFANFSEENNSGLDGNVYGIGASVNVGMVSVGAAYNKVSNYEGNFIGNGFGGGPYLTSMEEMTIDGFEDVKAYQFSAKFDMANAGIEGLMLSALYGNFKSAPADMQVKEIDLIATYEVSKGLNAEVSYAMIDDKNKNTAVDEFDLTYDGGYERFLVRLSYNF, from the coding sequence ATGAAGAAAACTGTTATGATGAGTTTAGTAGCAGTTGCTGTACTAAATAGTGCGAGTATCGACGAAGCGTTTGGTGAGGGAAAGGGAAGTGGACAGATTCGTGCTGCGTATGTAAATCAGGATAATGCGGTGGATACCGATACCTACGGAACTTCTATCGGAGGTATATTGAAATATGAAACGGCGGCATGGTATGAGATTAAGCTCGGTGTCGCCGCATATGTGTCTCAAAAGCTCCATTTTGCAACCGGTAATGATGCTAGACTCAATCCGGATTTTTTTGATACTGAAGGGAAATCATTTGCATATGTAGGTGAAGCGTATATCGATTACAGCACGAATGATCTAAGCCTCCGTGTCGGACGTCAATTGATCGATACGCCGTTAGCCGATTCCGATGATATCCGTATGCACCCCAATAGCTTTGAAGCAGCGATGGCAACCTACAGGGGAATCGAGGGGACAACTTTGGTCGGCGGATACATGATACGTTGGGCAGGATACGATGCTCCGCAAGGGCATAATGACAGTATCAGCGAGTTTCAAAAATTTGGATCCAATCATCAAAGTGACGGTGCATCCGTTATCGGTATTTTGAACGAAAGCATTGAGAATCTTACCCTACAAGGGTGGTTCTATCATCGGAATAAACTTTCAAAGGCTTTCTATACCGATGCGATCTATGCTATCCCTATGAATGAGACTCTGGGGGTCGAATTAGTCGGACAATTTGCAAATTTTTCCGAAGAAAATAATAGTGGTTTGGACGGCAATGTATACGGTATCGGAGCAAGTGTTAATGTCGGAATGGTGAGTGTGGGTGCAGCGTATAACAAAGTATCAAATTATGAAGGTAACTTTATAGGAAACGGCTTCGGCGGCGGACCATACCTCACCTCAATGGAAGAGATGACGATTGACGGATTTGAGGACGTCAAAGCGTATCAGTTCAGTGCAAAATTCGATATGGCAAATGCCGGAATTGAGGGATTGATGTTGAGTGCACTGTATGGAAATTTCAAAAGTGCTCCGGCAGATATGCAAGTTAAAGAGATCGATCTCATAGCCACCTATGAAGTGAGCAAAGGGTTAAATGCCGAAGTAAGCTATGCAATGATTGATGATAAAAATAAGAATACGGCTGTGGATGAGTTCGACCTCACCTATGATGGCGGATATGAGCGTTTTCTTGTTCGTCTCAGCTATAACTTCTAA
- a CDS encoding ArsS family sensor histidine kinase has product MIKNNAVLATVAFALVVTVSSVSYTFYQLYQINRTKHIDNIFTKHSLISQIYHTYIIKQISEPMFEANLALYDLEEISDEGVYETIIRQGKILKSDGNGDEVMEEYTLSDAPFETHLAEQVITSMIEYRGNIYFWVESSRHSVLLLDRDIEPYHPVNLISAYGTLMLVLMVSFALIIYRLRPLRRLRKQIARFGEGDMGVRFRIDGSDEIALIANELDTTQNKIRSLIESRTLFLRNIMHELKTPIAKGRIVATMLSDEKQQARFEGIFERLESLIGEFALIEEITSGNQYHEKKEYRLVDIIDGAVDSAMVDYDSVSCNVDTSIKMEVDYRLFVTAVKNLIDNAIKYSPDKRMEITVEGGEILFSNLGEPLKKPLSYYIEPFTKDHPTKDSFGLGLYIVDAILKEHGYVLAYERRGDRNCFIFVPLKSKRK; this is encoded by the coding sequence ATGATTAAAAATAATGCGGTTCTTGCAACCGTAGCCTTTGCGCTCGTCGTAACTGTATCGAGTGTCAGCTACACCTTTTATCAGCTTTATCAGATCAATCGCACGAAACATATCGATAACATTTTCACCAAACACTCCCTTATTAGTCAAATCTATCACACCTATATTATTAAGCAAATTTCAGAGCCGATGTTTGAGGCTAATTTGGCGTTGTATGATCTCGAAGAGATCAGTGATGAAGGGGTATATGAGACGATCATCCGTCAAGGGAAAATTCTCAAAAGTGACGGGAACGGGGATGAAGTGATGGAAGAGTATACCCTTTCAGACGCTCCATTTGAAACCCATTTAGCCGAGCAGGTGATTACCTCGATGATCGAATATCGAGGTAATATCTATTTTTGGGTTGAATCGTCTCGTCACAGTGTCCTTCTTCTGGATCGGGACATTGAACCCTATCATCCGGTCAATTTAATCTCAGCCTATGGAACATTGATGCTCGTTTTGATGGTTTCATTTGCCCTTATTATTTATCGCTTGCGTCCGCTGCGTCGTTTACGCAAACAGATTGCCCGTTTCGGGGAAGGGGACATGGGGGTACGATTTCGTATCGACGGGAGTGATGAGATTGCGTTGATTGCGAATGAACTCGATACCACCCAAAACAAAATCCGCTCGCTGATCGAATCGCGCACCCTCTTTTTGCGTAATATCATGCATGAACTTAAAACCCCGATTGCCAAGGGGCGGATAGTGGCAACCATGCTCAGCGATGAAAAACAGCAAGCAAGGTTTGAAGGTATTTTTGAGCGGCTGGAGTCTTTGATCGGTGAATTTGCACTGATTGAGGAGATTACATCGGGGAATCAGTATCATGAGAAAAAAGAGTATCGTCTGGTCGATATCATTGACGGTGCCGTCGATTCGGCAATGGTTGATTATGATTCGGTGAGCTGTAACGTTGATACGTCGATCAAAATGGAAGTTGATTATCGCTTGTTTGTCACTGCGGTGAAAAATTTGATCGACAACGCAATCAAATACTCTCCCGACAAAAGAATGGAGATAACGGTAGAAGGAGGAGAGATTCTCTTTAGTAATTTGGGCGAACCGCTGAAAAAACCGCTTAGCTACTACATCGAACCTTTTACCAAAGATCACCCGACGAAAGACAGTTTCGGGTTGGGCCTTTACATTGTTGACGCAATTTTAAAAGAGCATGGATACGTGTTGGCATATGAACGGCGTGGGGATCGTAATTGCTTTATTTTTGTTCCGCTAAAATCTAAAAGGAAATAG
- a CDS encoding tRNA threonylcarbamoyladenosine dehydratase, with translation MRHTRTKLVFGEETHAKLQNANILLLGVGGVGSFCLDCLYRSGVRHITIVDFDRYDVTNQNRQMHSENHEGELKVEALKTHYPEVIAISDKITPEWVEAFDFSSFDLILDAIDDMRAKLALIQKCYPKLISSVGSAKRLDPTKIEVRSIWKTEGDPFASKIRNELRKRKFKGDFSCICSSELPRIKEKGSFVAVTGSFGLAMCSLALRRIGY, from the coding sequence ATGAGACATACCCGCACGAAGCTTGTATTCGGAGAAGAGACGCACGCAAAACTTCAAAACGCTAACATCCTTCTACTCGGTGTCGGCGGTGTCGGGAGTTTTTGTCTTGATTGTCTTTACCGATCTGGAGTACGCCATATCACGATCGTCGATTTCGACCGCTACGATGTGACAAACCAAAACCGTCAGATGCACTCGGAAAACCACGAGGGGGAACTGAAAGTCGAAGCGCTCAAAACGCACTATCCCGAAGTGATTGCCATCAGCGATAAGATCACCCCCGAATGGGTTGAGGCGTTCGATTTTAGCTCCTTTGATCTGATCCTCGATGCAATTGATGATATGCGCGCTAAACTCGCACTCATCCAAAAATGCTACCCTAAACTCATCTCCTCCGTCGGTTCGGCTAAACGGCTTGATCCGACCAAAATCGAAGTACGTTCCATCTGGAAAACCGAAGGAGACCCGTTTGCCTCAAAAATCCGAAATGAACTGCGTAAACGTAAATTCAAAGGCGATTTCAGCTGTATCTGCTCCTCAGAACTCCCCCGTATCAAAGAAAAAGGGAGTTTCGTCGCCGTAACAGGATCATTTGGGCTTGCTATGTGTTCGTTAGCACTTCGAAGAATCGGGTATTGA
- the feoB gene encoding ferrous iron transport protein B, with translation MSVKKITVALVGQPNVGKSMLINSIGNARLHVGNFTGVTVEKTVVTFEHGGYEFSVVDLPGTYAFTDYSIEERVTHDYLCNESYDLIINVLDSTNMEKNLQLTAELMTMSKKMVIALNMSDEADKEGIDINAPYLSQLLGIPCIRVSAAAKTGLEALMKAVIKTHEASYQEQKLIFSEAVEEEIDMIADYLDKHKFKASISNRNIAINLLQKEKKTYRVLHDNPIWTELQPMLIEADRHVLLHHDTDDMKEALAEEYFSFNRGIIAEAVKVKPKTPLKKTTTEKIDSVLIHPIFGIPIFLFFMWSLFQLTFEIGSIPMDWIDAFFGWFGEVVGATIGNNEIRSLIVDGVIAGVGAVVLFVPNIVILFVGIALLESTGYMSRVAFLLDGFFHKFGLHGQSFIPLVSGFGCSIPAYMSARILKNDRDRLLTLFVIGFMSCGARLPVYVLFTGAFFAPEMAGNILFGIYILGAMIGLVVAKILKVTAFKGIDEPFVMEMPKYRLPSVKLIWHTVVTKTMMYLKKAGTFIAAASLLVWFLSTYPKDASLNALFGVKIEAAVSENEVKTLENQLAEAQLSQSFLGQIGHAIEPVFAPLGFDWKMAVALQTGLAAKEVVVSTMGVLYSLGSDATEADHSLISTISSQMPFASAVAFIIVIMTYLPCLAASVVFTREAGGIKYFGYLFLFTSIVAYSLAFVAYHLTLWLS, from the coding sequence ATGTCCGTTAAAAAAATTACCGTAGCTCTTGTCGGGCAGCCTAACGTCGGCAAAAGTATGTTGATTAACTCGATCGGCAATGCGAGGCTGCATGTCGGAAACTTTACCGGGGTAACGGTTGAGAAAACCGTAGTCACATTTGAACACGGCGGGTATGAATTCAGCGTCGTTGACCTCCCCGGAACGTATGCCTTTACCGATTATTCGATTGAAGAGAGAGTAACTCACGATTATCTATGTAATGAGTCGTACGATCTAATCATCAATGTCCTTGATTCGACCAATATGGAAAAAAATCTTCAACTTACCGCCGAACTTATGACGATGAGCAAAAAAATGGTGATAGCTCTGAATATGTCCGATGAAGCGGATAAAGAGGGGATCGATATCAACGCACCCTACCTCTCACAGCTATTGGGGATTCCGTGTATTCGGGTTTCTGCGGCGGCGAAAACAGGTTTGGAAGCGCTTATGAAAGCGGTAATAAAAACCCATGAGGCCTCATATCAAGAGCAAAAACTGATCTTTAGCGAAGCCGTCGAAGAAGAGATCGATATGATCGCCGATTACCTTGATAAACATAAGTTCAAAGCGTCAATCTCCAACCGTAATATTGCAATCAACCTTTTGCAAAAAGAGAAAAAAACCTATCGTGTATTGCATGACAATCCGATTTGGACAGAATTGCAGCCGATGCTGATCGAAGCAGACCGTCACGTATTGCTTCACCACGATACGGATGATATGAAAGAGGCATTGGCGGAAGAATATTTCTCGTTTAACCGTGGTATCATCGCTGAAGCGGTAAAAGTTAAACCAAAAACACCGTTGAAGAAAACAACAACGGAGAAGATTGATTCGGTATTGATTCATCCGATATTCGGTATTCCGATTTTTCTCTTTTTCATGTGGTCGTTATTTCAGCTCACTTTTGAAATCGGTTCCATTCCGATGGATTGGATCGATGCCTTTTTCGGATGGTTCGGAGAGGTTGTAGGCGCTACAATCGGGAATAATGAAATTCGTTCTCTCATTGTAGACGGTGTCATCGCGGGGGTAGGGGCAGTTGTCCTTTTCGTCCCGAATATCGTGATCCTTTTTGTCGGGATCGCCCTGCTCGAATCAACGGGGTATATGTCACGGGTTGCTTTTTTGCTGGACGGGTTTTTCCACAAATTTGGTCTGCACGGACAGTCTTTTATCCCTCTTGTATCGGGATTCGGATGTTCGATTCCGGCGTATATGTCGGCACGGATTCTTAAAAATGACCGTGATCGCCTTTTGACCCTTTTTGTCATCGGATTTATGAGCTGCGGTGCACGTCTCCCCGTCTATGTCCTTTTTACAGGAGCTTTTTTTGCCCCTGAAATGGCGGGAAATATCCTTTTTGGAATTTATATTCTTGGCGCGATGATCGGGTTGGTTGTGGCAAAAATCTTGAAAGTAACGGCGTTCAAAGGGATTGATGAACCGTTCGTTATGGAGATGCCAAAATACCGTCTCCCCTCCGTAAAACTGATCTGGCATACGGTCGTAACGAAGACGATGATGTATCTGAAAAAAGCGGGGACCTTTATTGCCGCTGCATCATTGCTCGTATGGTTTCTCAGTACCTATCCGAAAGACGCTTCTCTAAACGCTTTATTTGGAGTGAAAATTGAGGCCGCAGTATCGGAAAATGAAGTGAAAACTCTCGAAAATCAGCTTGCTGAAGCGCAGCTTTCGCAGAGCTTTTTGGGTCAAATCGGTCATGCTATCGAGCCGGTATTTGCACCTTTGGGATTTGATTGGAAAATGGCGGTAGCATTACAGACGGGGCTTGCGGCCAAAGAGGTTGTAGTTTCAACGATGGGGGTTCTCTATTCACTCGGAAGCGATGCGACCGAAGCGGATCACTCTCTCATCTCTACGATCAGTTCTCAGATGCCTTTTGCATCCGCAGTGGCGTTTATCATTGTTATCATGACGTATCTTCCCTGTTTGGCAGCGTCGGTTGTCTTTACCCGTGAAGCGGGAGGAATCAAGTATTTCGGCTATTTATTTCTCTTTACGAGTATCGTGGCCTATTCGCTGGCATTTGTCGCCTATCATTTGACATTATGGTTGAGTTAG